A stretch of Geomonas oryzisoli DNA encodes these proteins:
- a CDS encoding sigma-54-dependent transcriptional regulator, whose protein sequence is MKPNIKILLIEDDDGSREAMLILLKASGFAIKGCSSGKEGLDLLAGEPFDIVISDLFLPDVNGIDILTRVKQDSPRTEVILVTGHGSAETAVQAMKKGAYDYITKPLNIEELRIIIDKAVEKGQLLSENVYLKKQLQDKYEFANIIGNSQAMQQLFSRMKRIIKTDSTVLILGESGTGKELVAKAIHFNGNRKDKPFIAVNCSAIPENLLESELFGHVKGAFTGAVKEKVGKFEAANNGTIFLDEIGTLPMHLQTKLLRVLQEQEVERVGSNKQIKLDVRVVSATNVNLEEEVARGNFREDLFYRLNVIPVLIPPLRERIEDILPLTRHFLEKNCRSMQRPIMHLDKEALEALEAYPWNGNVRELENIMERIVALTEGDVITLRDLPANIAKNYQEGNHTVSVTPAGIDMVQAISEIEKRMIGEALQLSGGVKARAAAMLSINRTTLVEKMRRLGMPL, encoded by the coding sequence ATGAAACCGAACATCAAGATACTGCTCATAGAAGACGACGACGGCAGCCGCGAGGCGATGCTCATCCTGCTCAAGGCGAGCGGCTTTGCCATCAAGGGATGCTCCAGCGGCAAGGAGGGTCTGGACCTGCTGGCCGGCGAGCCGTTCGACATCGTCATCAGCGACCTGTTCCTGCCCGACGTGAACGGCATCGACATCCTGACCCGGGTAAAGCAGGATTCCCCGCGCACCGAGGTCATCCTGGTCACCGGCCACGGTTCCGCCGAAACCGCCGTCCAGGCGATGAAGAAAGGCGCCTACGACTACATCACCAAGCCCCTCAACATCGAAGAGCTGCGCATCATCATCGACAAGGCAGTGGAAAAGGGGCAGCTGTTAAGCGAGAACGTGTATCTCAAGAAGCAGTTGCAGGACAAGTACGAGTTCGCCAACATCATCGGCAACTCGCAGGCCATGCAGCAGCTCTTCTCACGCATGAAGCGCATCATCAAGACCGACTCCACCGTCTTGATCCTGGGTGAGTCCGGCACCGGCAAGGAGCTGGTCGCCAAGGCGATCCATTTCAACGGCAACCGAAAGGACAAACCGTTCATCGCCGTGAACTGTTCCGCCATTCCTGAGAACCTTCTCGAGAGCGAGCTGTTCGGGCACGTGAAGGGAGCCTTCACCGGCGCGGTGAAGGAGAAGGTGGGCAAATTCGAAGCCGCCAACAACGGCACCATCTTCCTGGACGAGATCGGCACCCTCCCCATGCATCTGCAGACCAAACTGTTGCGCGTCCTGCAGGAGCAGGAAGTCGAGCGCGTCGGCTCCAACAAGCAGATCAAACTGGACGTGCGGGTCGTTTCCGCCACCAACGTGAACCTGGAGGAAGAAGTTGCGCGCGGCAACTTCCGCGAAGACCTCTTCTACCGGCTGAACGTCATCCCGGTCCTGATCCCGCCCCTGCGCGAGCGGATCGAGGACATCCTTCCCCTCACCCGGCATTTCCTGGAGAAGAACTGTCGTTCCATGCAGCGTCCCATCATGCATCTCGACAAGGAAGCGCTCGAGGCCCTCGAGGCCTATCCGTGGAACGGCAACGTGCGCGAGTTGGAGAACATCATGGAGCGGATCGTCGCCCTCACCGAAGGTGACGTCATCACCCTGCGCGATCTCCCCGCCAACATTGCCAAGAACTACCAGGAAGGCAACCACACCGTCAGCGTCACCCCCGCCGGCATCGACATGGTCCAGGCCATCAGCGAGATCGAGAAGCGCATGATCGGTGAAGCCCTGCAATTGTCCGGCGGCGTCAAAGCCCGTGCCGCCGCCATGCTCAGCATCAACCGCACCACCCTCGTAGAAAAGATGCGCCGCCTCGGCATGCCGCTGTAG